The following coding sequences lie in one Cannabis sativa cultivar Pink pepper isolate KNU-18-1 chromosome 5, ASM2916894v1, whole genome shotgun sequence genomic window:
- the LOC115718147 gene encoding hydroquinone glucosyltransferase-like, giving the protein MNNKTHIAIFPSPGVSHLIPFIEFTKRLLLLHNFHITCFILTTTDDYSAPSPAKKAILNSLPAAIDIIYLPPVSFDDLPKDSNPELKLSHIITHSLSSLQTELNSLLISTNSTPLTAFFADPFGVKALEVSRGLNIPTFVFFPTNVVVLSLLFHLPMLDKSFSSRFLRDLPDLIKLPGCAPLHGKDVLEPIQDRQTETYKSFLNMSKEFYLANGIIINSFSGIESEAIKALQANEGMVPIFPVGPIVQNGPTNTNGAEYCLSWLDKQPSRSVLYVSFGSGGTLSSDQMTELAFGLEMSGQKFIWVVRKPNNEYANAAYLKDGQSQFEATDVLPKGFLERTKGQGLVMQSWAPQTLVLSHGSTGGFLSHCGWSSTLESMVEGVPLIAWPLFAEQKMNAVMLVDGLEVALRPIEAENGIVGRDEIARVVKVVMDRSCEEGKKVRERMNEFKDAAAKALSHDGSSTRALSDLAFALRSKKSN; this is encoded by the coding sequence ATGAATAACAAAACCCACATAGCCATTTTCCCTAGCCCTGGTGTTAGTCACCTAATTCCCTTCATTGAGTTCACCAAacgtcttcttcttctccacAACTTTCACATTACATGCTTCATTCTCACCACTACTGATGATTACAGTGCTCCATCTCCAGCCAAAAAGGCAATTCTTAACTCTCTACCGGCTGCCATAGACATCATCTATCTTCCTCCAGTTAGCTTTGATGACCTTCCTAAAGACTCCAATCCTGAATTGAAACTTTCACACATTATAACTCACTCACTCTCTTCTCTTCAAACCGAGTTAAACTCTTTACTAATTAGTACTAATTCTACCCCATTAACTGCTTTCTTTGCTGATCCTTTTGGTGTAAAAGCCTTAGAAGTCTCCAGAGGATTAAACATTCCTACTTTTGTATTCTTCCCTACAAATGTTGTTGTATTGTCTTTGCTCTTCCACTTGCCCATGTTGGACAAGTCATTCTCTTCTCGATTCCTAAGAGACTTACCCGACTTGATCAAATTACCTGGCTGTGCACCCCTTCATGGTAAGGATGTGTTAGAACCGATCCAAGATCGCCAAACTGAGACTTACAAGTCATTTCTTAACATGTCTAAAGAGTTTTACTTGGCGAATGGTATCATCATCAATAGCTTTTCGGGTATTGAATCCGAAGCAATAAAAGCTTTGCAAGCAAATGAAGGAATGGTTCCTATCTTTCCAGTGGGGCCAATCGTGCAAAATGGCCCAACTAATACAAATGGGGCAGAGTATTGTTTGAGCTGGTTGGATAAGCAACCAAGTCGCTCTGTTCTGTACGTTTCTTTCGGTAGCGGTGGGACACTTTCTAGTGATCAGATGACAGAGTTGGCATTTGGATTGGAAATGAGTGGGCAGAAGTTTATATGGGTAGTGAGGAAGCCAAACAATGAATATGCTAACGCTGCATATCTCAAAGATGGTCAAAGCCAATTTGAGGCTACTGATGTCTTACCAAAAGGGTTTTTGGAGAGAACCAAAGGGCAAGGTTTGGTTATGCAATCTTGGGCTCCACAAACTCTGGTGCTGAGCCATGGCTCGACTGGAGGGTTTTTAAGCCACTGTGGTTGGAGCTCAACCCTTGAGAGCATGGTCGAAGGGGTACCACTAATTGCGTGGCCACTTTTTGCAGAGCAAAAAATGAATGCAGTTATGCTTGTAGATGGGCTAGAAGTAGCGTTGCGACCAATAGAAGCTGAAAATGGGATTGTTGGACGAGATGAAATTGCGAGAGTTGTGAAGGTGGTGATGGATCGAAGTTGTGAAGAGGGTAAAAAAGTTAGAGAGCGTATGAATGAGTTTAAAGATGCGGCTGCTAAAGCACTTAGTCACGATGGTTCTTCCACGAGAGCACTCTCGGACTTGGCATTTGCTTTAAGAAGTAAGAAATCCAATTAG
- the LOC115718079 gene encoding uncharacterized protein LOC115718079, whose protein sequence is MVPIAATCPFCLAAPETILHVLVRCSFARSCWSKVPITGVAPDAMLFSSWLEAGLVLWNSAEALEAGMVCWSIWNRWNELVWNFKHPDASEVVAMAMLNYVEWFSAQKVNVTDACLTGTTTLPVERWTAPDFSLVKVNVDGALSSAHGQYGLGLIARSAAGLVLGARSLSREGSLQPHIVEAIGIKEALSWSKANGWSQIVVESDCLRVINDLQKFKHMASPYDHILYDCMTLVADFDFVSFNFVKRSANKVVHALARSSLFEADRSFSRDSLPFVFESLVLDDLV, encoded by the coding sequence aTGGTTCCAATTGCTGCAACGTGTCCATTCTGCCTTGCTGCTCCTGAGACGATTCTGCATGTGTTGGTGCGGTGCTCTTTTGCTAGAAGTTGTTGGAGCAAGGTTCCAATTACTGGGGTGGCGCCGGATGCAATGTTGTTCTCGAGTTGGTTAGAAGCGGGGTTGGTATTGTGGAACTCGGCCGAGGCTCTTGAGGCTGGTATGGTCTGTTGGTCGATTTGGAATCGTTGGAACGAGTTGGTTTGGAACTTCAAGCACCCTGATGCAAGTGAGGTAGTGGCAATGGCAATGTTAAATTATGTTGAGTGGTTTAGTGCTCAAAAAGTTAATGTCACAGATGCATGCTTAACCGGGACGACGACATTACCAGTGGAGCGATGGACAGCTCCCGATTTTTCTTTGGTCAAAGTTAATGTGGATGGTGCACTTTCTTCTGCCCATGGGCAGTATGGATTGGGCTTGATTGCAAGGTCTGCTGCGGGGTTGGTCTTGGGGGCCAGAAGTTTATCTAGAGAGGGCTCTTTGCAACCTCATATTGTCGAAGCCATTGGTATCAAGGAAGCTCTCTCTTGGAGTAAAGCGAATGGATGGTCACAGATTGTTGTTGAGTCGGATTGTTTAAGAGTCATTAATGATTTGCAAAAATTCAAACATATGGCTTCTCCTTATGACCATATTCTTTATGATTGTATGACTTTGGTTGctgattttgattttgtttcttttaattttgttaagCGGTCTGCTAATAAGGTTGTGCATGCCTTGGCGCGATCTTCTCTTTTTGAGGCTGACCGGTCTTTTAGTAGGGACTCCTTACCTTTTGTTTTTGAATCCCTAGTTTTGGATGATttagtttaa